One Echinicola strongylocentroti DNA window includes the following coding sequences:
- a CDS encoding TonB-dependent receptor produces the protein MKNQLLRTFTLLVVFCLGHQAILAQGALRGRVIDAQNLSMPGANVILQNTILGTVTNQTGDYTIVDLPAGKYDVSVSYLGYGSVVHTAEIEDGETTILNFKLDQKTIENLEFVVMGDRLKGQAKALNQQKNNPNITNIVSSDQIGRFPDANIGDALKRIPGITMQNDQGEARDIIIRGMAPQLNSVTLNGERIPSAEGDNRRVQMDLIPSDMIQTIEVNKAVLPSMDADAIGGSVNLVTRKAPNDLRVSGTLGSGVNLLSDKPIWTGAMILGNRFMDGKLGAIVSASYNNHNFGSENIESVWYDSDNGVGLEEFEMRKYLVQRVRRSVSLALDYEINPNHTLLFSSMYNHRDDWENRFAMKVDNLDDVFDDANYEEISTGVFNTTGARVEYETKGGLDYDRNKAKRLEDQRVQNFTLGGDHLFNKLKMDWSATYAKASEERPHERYIVYRQEDQNVNIDINNPRKPFASLVNLSDNLAFGLDNLSDEYQYTFDEDLNAKLDFKLPYSDKGILQFGGRYRGKYKNRSNNYYEYAPVDEDAFGATLGDVPYTDQSDPNFLPGSQYQIGNFADPQFLGDLDFSDPSQFEGEAIFEEFLPGNYSANETITAAYAMADHQLTQKLSTIVGLRWEHTQIDYTGNLYDVDNETFSQTTQDDSYSNFMPGVHFKYDADQNTIIRLAWTNTIARPNYYDLVPYAEYVAEDDELSRGNPDLLPTISMNFDLMAEKYFDNVGLISLGGFYKDIDQFVYEKTDLDYSDPIFGDGLEYTRPENGGTAAVYGLEASVQKQVWKGLGIYLNYTLTQSETTGIEGREEDNLELPGTAQHMFNASLSYETKKLVIRASLNYAGDYLDELGGEQFEDRYYDEQMFLDVNASYAFTPKWRLFFEGNNLTNQPLRYYQGIRSRTMQEEYYNARLNFGVKFDLFE, from the coding sequence ATGAAAAATCAATTACTGAGAACATTTACTTTGCTAGTTGTTTTTTGCCTGGGGCATCAGGCGATATTGGCACAAGGAGCATTACGAGGAAGGGTAATCGACGCCCAAAACCTATCGATGCCTGGAGCAAATGTAATTTTACAAAACACCATTTTGGGTACTGTCACCAACCAAACAGGCGATTACACTATCGTAGATCTTCCGGCAGGTAAATATGATGTTTCTGTATCCTATTTAGGATATGGGTCAGTAGTCCATACCGCCGAAATCGAAGACGGAGAAACTACCATATTGAATTTCAAACTGGATCAAAAGACGATAGAAAACCTGGAATTTGTGGTGATGGGAGATCGGCTAAAAGGCCAAGCAAAAGCCCTCAACCAACAAAAAAACAATCCAAACATCACCAACATCGTGTCCTCAGACCAAATTGGCCGTTTTCCGGATGCCAATATAGGAGATGCGCTGAAACGGATCCCGGGTATCACCATGCAGAATGACCAAGGTGAAGCACGCGATATCATCATTCGTGGTATGGCTCCCCAGCTCAACTCTGTAACGCTAAATGGGGAGAGGATCCCCTCTGCAGAAGGAGACAACAGAAGAGTGCAAATGGACCTGATCCCCTCGGATATGATCCAGACCATCGAAGTAAACAAGGCCGTACTGCCCAGTATGGATGCGGATGCCATCGGAGGCTCTGTCAACTTGGTCACCCGTAAAGCCCCAAACGACCTTAGGGTTTCAGGCACACTGGGATCAGGAGTAAACCTACTCTCGGACAAGCCGATTTGGACTGGTGCCATGATCCTAGGAAACAGGTTTATGGACGGAAAATTAGGAGCCATTGTATCGGCATCTTATAATAATCATAATTTCGGTTCTGAGAATATCGAGTCGGTATGGTACGACTCCGATAATGGCGTAGGTTTGGAAGAGTTCGAAATGAGAAAGTACCTTGTTCAAAGGGTACGACGGTCAGTATCCCTGGCATTGGATTATGAGATCAACCCAAATCACACCCTACTCTTCTCAAGCATGTACAATCACCGGGACGATTGGGAAAATCGCTTTGCCATGAAAGTGGACAATCTAGATGACGTTTTTGACGATGCCAATTATGAAGAGATCTCCACAGGCGTATTCAATACCACTGGCGCCCGAGTGGAGTACGAGACGAAAGGCGGCTTGGATTATGATAGAAATAAAGCAAAAAGACTGGAAGACCAACGCGTCCAAAACTTCACTTTGGGAGGTGATCACCTTTTTAACAAGCTAAAAATGGATTGGTCAGCCACTTATGCCAAGGCATCGGAAGAAAGGCCCCATGAGCGTTATATTGTCTACCGTCAAGAAGACCAAAATGTAAACATCGACATTAACAATCCAAGAAAACCGTTTGCTTCCTTGGTCAACCTGTCGGATAATTTGGCGTTTGGGCTGGACAACTTATCTGATGAGTATCAGTATACCTTTGATGAAGACTTGAATGCCAAACTGGACTTTAAATTACCCTATAGTGACAAAGGCATACTGCAATTTGGCGGACGCTACAGAGGAAAATATAAAAACCGAAGCAACAATTACTACGAATATGCTCCAGTAGATGAGGACGCCTTTGGCGCTACTTTGGGTGACGTCCCCTATACTGACCAATCAGACCCTAACTTCCTACCAGGAAGCCAATACCAAATCGGGAACTTTGCTGATCCGCAGTTTTTGGGAGACTTGGACTTCAGTGATCCGAGCCAATTCGAAGGTGAGGCGATTTTTGAGGAATTTTTACCTGGTAATTATTCCGCAAATGAAACCATCACAGCAGCCTATGCCATGGCCGATCACCAGTTGACCCAAAAGCTTTCTACCATCGTAGGTCTTCGTTGGGAGCATACACAAATAGACTACACCGGTAATCTGTACGATGTGGACAATGAGACCTTCAGCCAAACCACACAGGATGATAGTTATTCCAATTTTATGCCTGGTGTGCATTTCAAATATGATGCTGACCAAAACACCATCATTAGGTTAGCTTGGACCAACACCATCGCCCGACCAAATTACTATGACTTGGTACCCTATGCGGAGTACGTAGCCGAAGATGATGAGCTATCACGGGGAAATCCTGATCTTTTGCCTACTATTTCCATGAACTTTGACCTAATGGCAGAGAAGTACTTTGACAATGTCGGGTTGATTTCATTGGGTGGTTTTTATAAGGATATTGACCAGTTTGTATATGAAAAAACTGACCTGGACTATAGTGACCCGATTTTTGGAGACGGACTGGAATACACCAGACCTGAGAATGGTGGAACGGCCGCTGTCTATGGACTGGAAGCATCCGTCCAAAAACAAGTTTGGAAAGGACTGGGCATTTATTTGAACTATACCTTAACACAGTCTGAGACCACTGGGATAGAAGGCCGAGAAGAAGACAATCTGGAACTACCAGGCACTGCCCAGCACATGTTCAATGCTTCCCTTTCGTACGAAACCAAAAAGCTGGTGATAAGAGCTTCCCTGAATTATGCGGGTGATTATCTCGATGAGCTGGGCGGAGAACAGTTTGAAGACCGTTATTACGATGAGCAAATGTTCTTGGATGTAAATGCCTCTTATGCCTTTACGCCCAAGTGGCGCTTGTTCTTTGAAGGCAATAACCTCACCAATCAACCTTTAAGGTACTACCAAGGCATTCGATCTAGGACCATGCAAGAAGAATACTATAACGCAAGATTGAATTTTGGTGTGAAGTTCGACTTGTTCGAATAG
- a CDS encoding DinB family protein, translated as MKLPNQCIENLSQISELLEKLSPDQYRRPCSILSGASIGQHVRHILEFYQCLLFSEDNSTFSYDDRKRVSFLEYAPSEAIKLLEAIVHKLKQLKEDAPLKLIANFDITDDSCHHTLDTSLFRELAYNLEHSIHHQALIKIGMKELKLDIHLPDHFGMAPATFRNNNQLQETSTQNMH; from the coding sequence ATGAAACTACCTAATCAATGCATAGAAAACTTGTCCCAGATCAGCGAACTACTGGAAAAGTTATCTCCAGACCAATACAGGCGACCTTGCTCCATACTGTCCGGTGCGTCGATTGGCCAACATGTCCGCCATATTCTGGAATTTTACCAATGCCTTTTGTTTTCGGAGGACAACAGCACCTTTAGCTATGATGACCGCAAAAGAGTCAGTTTCTTGGAATACGCTCCTTCTGAAGCCATTAAGCTACTCGAAGCCATTGTTCATAAATTGAAACAACTCAAAGAAGATGCCCCGCTTAAACTCATCGCCAATTTTGACATTACCGATGACAGCTGCCACCATACCCTTGACACTTCCCTTTTTAGGGAATTGGCCTATAACCTAGAGCATAGCATCCACCACCAAGCACTGATAAAGATTGGTATGAAAGAACTAAAGCTTGACATCCATCTTCCTGATCACTTTGGCATGGCTCCAGCTACTTTCAGAAACAATAACCAACTTCAAGAAACTTCAACCCAGAATATGCATTAG
- a CDS encoding ABC transporter ATP-binding protein, whose protein sequence is MEKPIINLDGLTKYYGSFKAVDSLDLRIKKGEIFGLLGPNGAGKTTTILMMLGLAEPSSGTAHVCGINATIDPIAVKRRVGYMPDSIGFYDNMTALENLKYIGELNGIIRSEIEERAVSVLETVGLSGAVIHKKASAFSRGMKQRLGLAEVLIKDPEVVVLDEPTLGIDPSGVREFLALISRLSRERGLTVLLSSHHLYQVQKVCDRVGIFVGGTLLGEGSIDYLAKRLFSENPHSVKVTLQEALPVSSQEKEELMGMTAVLQVTVDGHSVEIGSKDNITPEIVRFFVEKGYGITAVQNKEYGLEEIYQTYFENNKIENKIP, encoded by the coding sequence ATGGAAAAACCAATCATAAACCTTGATGGCCTGACGAAATATTATGGTTCGTTCAAGGCCGTGGACAGCTTGGACCTTAGGATCAAAAAAGGGGAAATATTCGGGTTGTTAGGGCCAAACGGAGCCGGCAAGACCACCACTATACTGATGATGCTGGGATTGGCTGAGCCCAGCTCAGGCACTGCCCACGTATGTGGGATCAATGCCACTATAGATCCCATTGCGGTAAAAAGACGGGTAGGATATATGCCGGATAGCATTGGTTTTTATGATAATATGACCGCTCTTGAAAACCTAAAATACATAGGTGAGCTGAATGGGATTATTCGTTCCGAGATAGAAGAGCGGGCTGTATCAGTATTGGAAACCGTAGGTCTATCGGGAGCAGTGATACACAAAAAAGCATCAGCTTTTTCGCGAGGGATGAAGCAGCGCCTTGGATTGGCTGAGGTACTTATCAAGGACCCTGAGGTGGTGGTATTGGATGAACCTACCTTGGGGATAGACCCGAGTGGGGTGAGGGAGTTTTTGGCTCTTATCTCCAGGCTGAGCAGAGAGAGGGGCTTGACTGTATTGCTGTCCTCCCATCACCTTTACCAAGTTCAGAAGGTGTGTGACCGTGTGGGCATTTTTGTGGGAGGTACTCTCTTGGGAGAGGGGAGTATAGATTATTTGGCCAAACGGCTATTTTCGGAAAATCCCCATTCTGTAAAAGTGACCTTGCAAGAAGCCCTTCCTGTCTCCTCCCAAGAAAAGGAGGAGCTCATGGGGATGACGGCTGTTCTGCAAGTGACAGTCGACGGACATTCGGTGGAAATAGGCAGTAAGGATAATATTACTCCCGAAATCGTCCGTTTTTTTGTGGAAAAGGGATATGGCATTACAGCTGTCCAGAACAAAGAGTATGGCTTGGAAGAAATTTACCAAACCTATTTTGAAAACAATAAAATAGAGAACAAAATACCATGA
- a CDS encoding zf-HC2 domain-containing protein → MTTKLVEKERITQLNLREKLQMRMHLFMCTACKAYIRQSKALERIISNWAQSSKTPTRTFTLSDNAKKEIIKKIAASD, encoded by the coding sequence ATGACTACAAAACTGGTGGAAAAAGAACGCATCACCCAATTGAATTTGCGTGAAAAACTCCAAATGAGAATGCACCTCTTTATGTGTACTGCCTGCAAGGCCTATATCAGACAAAGCAAGGCGCTGGAGAGAATCATCAGCAATTGGGCGCAATCGTCAAAAACACCAACGCGTACCTTTACCTTGTCGGATAATGCCAAGAAAGAAATCATAAAAAAAATAGCAGCTTCAGATTAA
- a CDS encoding rhamnogalacturonidase has translation MRTLLIPLVLFLLSLSPALAQEDLFPDGSPIPEWFRDTTPTDINTLGQHYRITDFGAVQDSAALQTETIQGVIDQAHAQGGGVVIIPKGTFLSGSLFFKQGTHLYLEKGAVLKGSDDISHFELLDTRIEGQNRKYFAALVNADGLDGFTISGKGTLNGNGLRYWKAFWLRRKFNPDCTNLDEMRPRLLHISNSKNIQVSGISLINSPFWTSHYYKCENVKILDLYIYAPHKPANAKAPSSDAIDLDVCKNVLVKNCFMSVNDDAIALKGGKGPNADKNPDNGGNYNIIIEDCEFGYCHSALTCGSESIHNKNIILRRTKVSHATRLLWLKMRPDTPQKYEHILVEDIKGNAANMLYIKPWTQFFDLKGEKGIKHSSASNIAFRNIELECKKVFNTQASEQYLISGVTMEHINLTLPSAQDLRLDYIKPLTLKDIKVNGKTEVE, from the coding sequence ATGCGAACACTTCTCATCCCACTGGTCCTTTTCCTTCTTTCTTTGAGCCCGGCATTAGCCCAAGAAGACCTATTTCCAGATGGATCTCCCATACCAGAATGGTTCAGGGATACGACCCCTACTGATATCAATACCCTTGGCCAGCATTACCGCATCACCGATTTTGGTGCAGTTCAAGACAGTGCGGCCCTGCAGACCGAGACCATCCAGGGCGTCATAGACCAGGCCCATGCACAAGGCGGCGGAGTGGTCATCATTCCGAAAGGCACCTTTCTTAGTGGCTCGCTGTTTTTTAAACAAGGCACCCACTTGTACCTGGAAAAAGGTGCTGTCCTAAAAGGCAGTGATGACATCAGCCATTTTGAACTTCTCGATACACGCATAGAAGGGCAAAACAGAAAGTACTTTGCAGCCTTGGTCAATGCAGATGGGCTGGATGGCTTTACCATATCCGGTAAAGGCACACTTAACGGAAACGGACTGAGGTACTGGAAAGCTTTTTGGCTCAGGAGAAAATTCAATCCAGATTGCACCAATTTGGACGAAATGCGACCCAGATTACTTCATATCTCCAACAGTAAAAACATCCAAGTATCTGGCATCAGCCTGATCAATTCACCATTTTGGACCTCCCATTACTACAAATGTGAAAATGTAAAAATACTGGACCTGTACATCTATGCTCCCCACAAACCGGCGAATGCCAAAGCCCCTAGCTCTGACGCTATTGACCTGGATGTCTGCAAAAATGTCTTGGTCAAAAACTGTTTCATGTCTGTCAATGATGATGCCATTGCTCTTAAAGGAGGCAAGGGACCCAATGCGGACAAAAACCCCGATAATGGTGGCAATTATAATATCATCATAGAGGATTGTGAGTTTGGTTATTGCCATAGTGCCTTGACCTGTGGAAGTGAATCCATTCATAATAAAAACATTATTCTCAGAAGGACTAAAGTCTCCCATGCCACTCGCTTACTATGGCTAAAAATGCGACCTGACACCCCTCAAAAATACGAACATATCCTCGTCGAGGATATCAAGGGAAATGCGGCAAACATGCTTTATATCAAACCTTGGACACAGTTTTTTGACCTAAAGGGCGAAAAAGGTATAAAGCATTCCTCTGCAAGCAACATTGCATTTCGCAACATCGAGCTAGAGTGCAAAAAAGTATTCAATACCCAAGCCTCTGAACAATACCTCATCTCCGGTGTGACGATGGAGCATATCAACCTCACTCTTCCTTCGGCACAAGACCTCCGTTTGGACTATATAAAACCGCTTACTTTGAAAGACATTAAGGTCAATGGGAAGACAGAAGTCGAGTAG
- a CDS encoding ABC transporter permease, with translation MNAEISTFNKSTFYQGDAKPSAFWVMVAKEVGDHLRSWRFVVLLLLILFTFLGTTSVAFGNIREAIAKVKDTDQLFLYLKLLTTTEGTLPPFHVFLSFLGPLLGIGLGFDAINSEQQKGTLTRVMAQPVYRDNLLLSKFTGSILLIGVLLLSLVLLMIGAGILMTGILVSIEEVFRILGFTFLCIIYVGFWLALAILFSILFRQPSTSALSLIGVWLFFTVFYQMVVEGLVGAFGPDVNALSQSQVIRYREMVMSFLRLAPSQLFTDATTTLLIPSVRSLGPVTMEQMAGAIPSPLSLKDSLMIVWPQVSGLVAATVLCFALSYFLFMRREVRG, from the coding sequence ATGAATGCTGAAATATCTACATTCAATAAAAGCACTTTCTATCAAGGGGATGCTAAGCCAAGTGCATTTTGGGTGATGGTGGCGAAGGAAGTTGGAGATCATCTGCGAAGCTGGCGTTTTGTAGTTCTACTGCTGCTGATTCTGTTTACATTCTTAGGAACCACATCAGTAGCATTTGGAAATATCCGCGAAGCTATTGCCAAGGTTAAGGATACTGATCAGTTGTTCTTGTACCTGAAACTGCTTACCACTACTGAGGGGACGTTGCCTCCATTTCATGTGTTTCTCAGTTTTCTGGGACCTCTATTGGGAATTGGACTTGGATTTGATGCGATCAATTCTGAACAACAAAAAGGAACGTTGACCCGGGTCATGGCTCAGCCCGTATACAGGGACAATTTGCTGTTGTCAAAGTTTACCGGTTCGATACTTCTCATAGGTGTACTCCTGCTGAGTCTTGTTCTCCTGATGATTGGTGCGGGGATACTGATGACTGGAATATTGGTCAGTATTGAAGAGGTCTTTAGGATTTTGGGTTTTACATTTTTATGTATCATATACGTGGGGTTTTGGTTGGCACTGGCCATTTTGTTTTCCATTCTTTTTCGGCAACCGTCCACCTCCGCACTTTCTTTGATAGGTGTATGGTTGTTTTTTACGGTGTTTTACCAAATGGTAGTGGAAGGATTGGTAGGGGCATTTGGTCCAGATGTAAATGCCCTGTCCCAATCGCAGGTGATTAGGTATCGAGAAATGGTCATGTCATTTCTTCGGCTGGCTCCCAGTCAGCTTTTTACTGACGCCACCACTACTTTATTGATTCCCTCTGTCCGTAGTTTAGGGCCAGTCACGATGGAGCAAATGGCTGGGGCTATTCCTTCTCCATTGTCATTGAAAGATAGCCTGATGATCGTGTGGCCTCAAGTGAGTGGTCTTGTGGCCGCTACCGTGCTGTGTTTTGCCTTGTCTTACTTCCTTTTTATGAGGAGGGAGGTGAGAGGCTGA
- a CDS encoding NRDE family protein: protein MCTVTYIPLPSGFVLSSNRDELTHRAALPPMWHSPGAAPLLFPYEPTSKGSWLAVSKQLEVRCLLNGAFENHIKKPNYRKSRGKMLVESFNSPALEAFVNEYNFDGIAPFTLIDINETGLSEIRWDEKKITVNKLPSDQAKIWSSATLYPPPVRKERESAFTQWLHKNRASEDVNITDFHLSTHGMDATNDILMARPSGIKTTSFTQFRKQGNHGSLTFRDLEKATISTTQWKSNNLSTVH, encoded by the coding sequence ATGTGCACTGTCACCTATATACCACTACCTAGCGGCTTTGTCCTCTCCTCCAATAGGGACGAGCTCACACATCGAGCGGCCTTGCCCCCGATGTGGCACAGCCCTGGCGCGGCACCATTACTATTTCCTTATGAGCCGACCTCTAAAGGTTCATGGCTAGCGGTCAGCAAACAACTGGAAGTCCGGTGCCTGCTAAACGGTGCCTTCGAAAATCACATCAAAAAACCCAACTATCGAAAAAGCAGGGGAAAAATGCTAGTGGAGAGCTTTAACTCCCCAGCATTGGAGGCCTTCGTGAACGAGTACAATTTTGACGGGATCGCCCCTTTCACACTGATAGATATCAATGAAACAGGCCTCTCAGAAATACGTTGGGACGAAAAGAAAATAACCGTTAATAAATTACCTTCCGATCAAGCCAAAATCTGGTCATCAGCCACACTTTACCCTCCTCCTGTCCGTAAAGAAAGGGAGAGCGCATTTACCCAATGGCTTCATAAAAACCGGGCTTCGGAGGACGTTAACATTACAGATTTTCATCTATCTACCCACGGTATGGATGCCACGAACGACATCCTCATGGCTCGTCCTTCCGGCATCAAGACCACCAGTTTTACGCAGTTCAGAAAACAAGGAAACCACGGCTCATTAACCTTTAGAGACTTAGAAAAAGCTACTATCTCAACGACTCAATGGAAAAGCAACAATCTCTCCACCGTACACTAG
- a CDS encoding sigma-70 family RNA polymerase sigma factor — protein MEKSPSDARQTVAEWVYHFGDNLFSWAFHKTNDRKLAEDLVQDTFLSALKSFASFEEKSSPQTWLFSILNNKIIDHYRKSTNKETGDLHYHHCIKITDGLFDNNGNWTKNGLEQAWEQEEHLLDNPEFRQVMDSCLNDLPENWHHALVSKFHLQKKTAEICQELGVSTSNYWQIIHRSKLLLKKCLEKKWFSTFK, from the coding sequence ATGGAAAAGTCACCATCAGATGCACGCCAAACAGTAGCGGAATGGGTCTACCACTTTGGAGACAACTTATTTTCATGGGCATTTCACAAAACCAATGATCGTAAACTAGCGGAAGACCTGGTTCAGGACACCTTCCTATCGGCATTAAAGTCCTTTGCCAGTTTTGAGGAGAAAAGCAGCCCTCAAACATGGTTATTCAGCATCTTGAACAATAAAATCATAGACCATTACAGAAAAAGCACCAACAAGGAAACCGGTGACCTCCACTATCATCACTGTATCAAAATAACAGATGGACTTTTCGATAACAACGGAAATTGGACCAAAAACGGTCTGGAACAAGCCTGGGAGCAAGAAGAACACCTATTGGACAATCCTGAATTTCGCCAAGTCATGGATAGTTGTTTGAATGATTTGCCCGAAAATTGGCACCATGCGTTGGTTTCAAAATTCCATTTGCAAAAAAAAACAGCAGAAATCTGTCAGGAACTTGGAGTTTCCACGTCCAATTATTGGCAGATTATCCATCGGTCAAAGCTATTGCTCAAAAAATGCCTTGAAAAAAAATGGTTTTCAACGTTTAAATGA
- a CDS encoding COG1470 family protein — MSVDSFNNGKPKMGMQYLFLLMMVFVLFSSPLGWAAQGPEGSSSFTARLVNIEAPVNETFRYQATLKNSSGQTMQYDLNVKAPDGWRVKFKVSGQQVTSLKLEEGKSENVSIEVNPAHGSEPSTYPISVYAIAGQDSLGLSLEAVVEGAYELELSTPSGRLSGEITEGKRKEINLQVKNTGSLALESVSLSSRTPPKWEASFSPSSIEKLAPGKTADVVVTLTVPDKTLPGDYVTRFTAKSDETNSEASYRMTVTTSLLSGWIGIMVILMAIGLVYYLVRKFGRR, encoded by the coding sequence ATGTCAGTAGATAGTTTTAACAATGGAAAGCCCAAAATGGGCATGCAGTATTTGTTCTTACTCATGATGGTTTTTGTACTTTTTTCTTCACCGTTGGGGTGGGCTGCGCAAGGACCAGAAGGATCATCCTCTTTTACCGCTCGTTTGGTAAACATTGAGGCACCTGTAAATGAAACCTTCCGCTATCAAGCTACCCTTAAGAACAGCTCAGGACAAACGATGCAATATGACCTGAACGTAAAAGCTCCAGATGGATGGAGGGTCAAGTTTAAAGTAAGTGGCCAACAAGTCACTTCCCTTAAACTGGAAGAAGGGAAATCGGAAAATGTCAGCATCGAAGTAAACCCCGCCCATGGCTCGGAGCCTTCTACTTACCCTATTTCAGTATATGCCATTGCAGGCCAGGATTCCTTGGGGCTTTCGCTTGAGGCAGTTGTCGAAGGGGCTTATGAATTGGAGCTGAGCACACCATCTGGGAGACTTAGTGGAGAAATTACCGAGGGTAAGCGAAAAGAGATAAACCTTCAGGTAAAAAACACCGGGTCCTTGGCGTTGGAAAGTGTTTCGCTTTCCTCTAGAACCCCACCCAAATGGGAGGCTTCTTTTTCACCTTCCTCTATTGAAAAGTTGGCGCCTGGAAAAACCGCCGATGTCGTAGTGACCTTAACAGTTCCAGACAAGACCCTGCCTGGGGATTATGTCACGAGGTTTACCGCCAAGTCAGATGAAACCAATAGTGAGGCGAGCTATAGAATGACGGTAACTACTTCCCTGCTTTCGGGCTGGATTGGCATCATGGTCATTCTGATGGCGATAGGATTGGTTTATTATTTGGTTCGGAAGTTTGGAAGAAGATAA
- a CDS encoding DUF6695 family protein gives MEKQQSLHRTLGFALVLAWPNTYCKQAGAWYDPIMKWAGFNKNGYYKAGHAAIVLICPESGKCHYFDFGRYHAPFGHGRVRSAETDPELTILQTAQIIGDHIHNLHAILEELSENESCHGSGPLHASVSRISLPQALSKAINLQKKSPLPYGPFVPQGSNCSRFVQKVLLAGLPFLWHRIKLTFPYSITPTPATNVHAVGAPLITENAIASSLPQHINLSETLLPPPYANTLPKNAHWHSGEGAGSWFHIEQCENGFLISRYSAGGVLEFQDVYQKAQNLPFYVNQPFKVAYPSHYGQIILTQSTREVVFLPLSADSDNTVPKTNSSQGKGF, from the coding sequence ATGGAAAAGCAACAATCTCTCCACCGTACACTAGGTTTTGCCCTTGTCTTGGCATGGCCCAACACCTATTGCAAACAAGCTGGTGCATGGTATGACCCTATCATGAAATGGGCTGGTTTTAACAAAAATGGCTATTATAAAGCAGGTCATGCGGCGATTGTCCTTATCTGTCCAGAAAGTGGAAAATGCCATTATTTTGATTTTGGGAGGTACCACGCTCCTTTTGGTCATGGCCGTGTCAGAAGTGCCGAAACTGATCCAGAACTTACTATCCTCCAGACCGCTCAAATCATTGGTGACCACATCCACAACCTCCACGCCATTTTAGAGGAGCTTTCCGAAAATGAAAGTTGTCATGGATCAGGGCCTTTGCATGCTTCAGTAAGCCGAATATCTCTCCCCCAAGCCCTCTCCAAAGCAATCAACCTTCAAAAGAAAAGTCCTCTCCCTTATGGGCCATTTGTCCCGCAAGGCAGCAATTGCTCGCGCTTTGTCCAAAAGGTACTTTTGGCCGGATTACCTTTTTTGTGGCATCGAATAAAACTTACTTTCCCCTATTCCATCACCCCAACACCTGCTACCAATGTTCATGCCGTTGGAGCTCCTTTGATAACGGAAAACGCAATAGCCTCTTCACTTCCTCAACACATCAACCTAAGCGAGACATTGCTACCACCTCCCTACGCTAACACACTTCCAAAGAATGCCCACTGGCATAGTGGTGAAGGGGCCGGAAGCTGGTTTCATATCGAACAATGTGAAAATGGATTCCTGATCAGCAGGTATTCGGCCGGAGGAGTTTTAGAGTTTCAGGATGTCTATCAAAAAGCCCAAAACCTACCGTTTTACGTAAATCAACCTTTTAAGGTAGCTTACCCCAGTCACTACGGGCAAATCATCCTCACCCAGTCTACCCGAGAAGTTGTCTTTCTACCCTTGAGCGCAGATAGCGATAATACAGTCCCAAAAACCAACTCTTCTCAGGGCAAAGGCTTTTAG